A window from Thalassophryne amazonica chromosome 15, fThaAma1.1, whole genome shotgun sequence encodes these proteins:
- the mslnb gene encoding uncharacterized protein mslnb: MGSRHLFLLVYVLGSCWGISSLQGHSNEACMTQDSCNWVPDSTSHFLQCVGLPSTDTGRDHMRRLKGIIEASMDVYSFMTSSMARVPLMSLEGELKLYPGVDAFQNETLVQMWLEIKIKPLLRSISKQFLTCLSIKNFSCSTYHTVVKELSYHFSEMDPVRQKWIYTFFMYPFLSSGRVAGCMSPGQSSEEWLQKNFGAFKVMARMKDISTLNITFHALEVLHLLTQEQKAELLLRPEVAGLNNDTLNLVFHSLTGGKDPQPTIRPAEIQNLSSTGYSLGYTPILTYYPYPPPTPEDTLKETAAELMGAFRPIGSLIHGFVSFTRQRNLSEIRSTTLTQFLLNWTLAEMANMYREQDPPVAPERPKFDVTDVEDWYQQVVVPLLLRFLPKEEVLMHENIKLAFNRLFFLDSFGDKSHI, from the exons ATGGGGTCGCGCCACCTTTTCTTATTGGTTTATGTTCTGGGGAGCTGCTGGG GGATATCAAGTCTGCAAGG ACATTCCAATGAAGCCTGCATGACTCAAGACTCCTGCAATTGG GTGCCTGACTCAACCTCACACTTTCTCCAATGTGTGGGTCTGCCTTCGACAGACACGGGAAGAGACCACATGCGGAGGCTGAAGGGAATAATTGAGGCATCGATGGATGTTTATTCCTTCATG ACATCCAGCATGGCAAGAGTACCTCTTATGAGCCTGGAGGGGGAGCTGAAACTTTACCCGGGAGTAGATGCTTTCCAAAATGAAACCCTGGTCCAGATGTGGCTGGAGATCAAGATCAAACCACTTCTGAGATCAATCAGCAAACAGTTCCTAACCTGCCTCAGCATCAAGAACTTCAGCTGTTCCACCTACCACACTGT GGTAAAGGAGCTCAGCTACCATTTCTCTGAGATGGATCCAGTGAGACAAAAATGGATCTACACCTTCTTCATGTACCCCTTCCTGTCTAGTGGAAGAGTAGCTG GTTGTATGAGTCCGGGACAAAGCAGTGAGGAGTGGCTGCAGAAGAACTTTGGTGCGTTCAAAGTCATGGCCCGTATGAAGGACATTTCAACACTCAACATTACCTTCCATGCT TTGGAGGTTCTTCACCTGCTCACCCAGGAGCAGAAGGCCGAGCTGCTTCTGAGGCCTGAAGTTGCAGGTTTAAACAATGACACCTTGAACCTGGTCTTTCACAGTTTGACAGGAGGCAAAGACCCTCAACCCACCATCAGACCTGCTGAGATCCAAAACTTGAGCAGCACTGGTTACTCACTCGGCTACACTCCCATACTGACATATTACCCGTACCCACCACCAACGCCAGAGGACACCCTCAAAGAG ACTGCAGCTGAGCTCATGGGGGCTTTCAGACCCATCGGGAGTTTGATTCATGGATTTGTGTCCTTCACCCGTCAG AGGAATTTGTCAGAAATAAGAAGTACGACTCTGACCCAATTCCTGCTCAACTGGACCCTAGCAGAGATGGCAAACATGTACAGGGAGCAAGACCCACCTGTAGCTCCAGAGAGGCCAAAGTTTGATGTGACAGATGTAGAGGACTGGTACCAGCAGGTTGTCGTGCCGCTGTTATTGAGGTTCTTGCCAAAGGAGGAGGTCCTGATGCATGAAAACATCAAGCTGGCCTTCAACAGATTATT CTTTTTAGACTCCTTCGGGGACAAATCACACATCTGA
- the ears2 gene encoding probable glutamate--tRNA ligase, mitochondrial: protein MSCCLRLRPRYFVNIWPTLRAFPNRNRRFKRQVEVCDVRCCSSVRGEVRVRFAPSPTGFLHLGGLRTALYNYIFAKKYGGCFILRLEDTDQSRLVPGAAKSIEDMLEWAGIPPDESPRRGGPVGPYMQSQRLDLYSQTALQLVESGHAYYCFCSSQRLDLLKKEALKSGQTPRYDNRCRHLRADQVENKLAEGTPHVIRFRLEAGIEPFQDLIFGWNRHEVAEVEGDPVLMKSDGFPTYHLANIVDDHYMKISHVLRGSEWLISTSKHILMYRALGWHPPTFGHLPLLLNKDGSKLSKRQGDIFIQSFQRDGVLPEALLDITTNCGSGFKSNRMGRRIDELISEFNPSTITTHSALLDLEKLPEFNKIHLQQQIENQEQCSLLVKDLQQQIQQNYKEKIQDKQILHDDYIKRVLHFRKGHISTLKELVSPAYSYLWVRPSVSSQQVAALTSEAQDIASLTLKLIEERGENLTMAHLNKDLKALAEKTKSTKYKDVMKLLRLALSGLQAGPSVAEMLISLGLLESRHRLQKLLLLSPSI from the exons ATGTCGTGTTGTCTGAGATTACGTCCGCGGTATTTCGTGAACATTTGGCCGACACTGAGAGCGTTTCCCAACAGGAACAGACGCTTTAAACGTCAGGTTGAGGTGTGTGATGTGAGGTGTTGCTCCTCGGTTCGCGGTGAGGTGAGGGTGAGATTCGCACCCAGTCCCACCG GCTTTTTACACCTCGGAGGTCTCCGCACCGCTTTGTACAATTATATCTTTGCCAAAAAGTATGGCGGCTGTTTTATCCTGCGACTGGAGGACACTGATCAGAGCAGGCTGGTACCCGGAGCAGCAAAGTCTATTGAGGACATGTTGGAGTGGGCTG GTATACCTCCAGATGAGAGCCCTCGTCGAGGTGGACCAGTGGGCCCATACATGCAGTCACAGAGACTAGACCTCTACAGTCAGACAGCGCTGCAGCTGGTTGAGAGCGGCCATGCGTACTATTGTTTCTGCAGCTCACAGCGACTGGATTTACTCAAAAAAGAGGCCTTGAAATCAGGGCAGACTCCGAG GTATGACAACAGATGTCGACACCTGCGGGCCGACCAGGTAGAGAATAAGCTGGCTGAGGGAACGCCGCATGTAATCAGGTTCCGTCTGGAAGCTGGCATTGAACCTTTTCAGGATCTGATCTTTGGATGGAATCGTCATGAAGTGGCAGAG GTGGAAGGAGACCCTGTGTTGATGAAATCAGACGGATTCCCCACGTATCACCTTGCTAACATAGTAGATGATCACTACATGAAGATCAGCCATGTCCTGCGGGGTTCTGAGTGGCTCATCTCCACCTCCAAACATATCCTCATGTACCGTGCCCTTGGGTGGCACCCACCCACTTTTGGACACCTGCCGCTTCTGCTGAACAAAGATGGCAGCAAGTTGTCCAAAAGACAAGGAGATATATTCATTCAAAGCTTCCAGAGAGACGGGGTGCTGCCAGAGGCTTTGCTGGATATCACCACCAACTGTGGATCTGGCTTTAAGA GCAATCGAATGGGGCGGAGGATCGATGAACTGATTTCTGAGTTTAATCCTTCAACCATCACAACACATTCTGCTCTGTTGGACTTGGAAAAACTGCCAGAATTTAACAA AATCCACCTGCAGCAGCAAATAGAAAACCAGGAACAGTGCAGTTTGCTGGTCAAGGATCTGCAACAACAAATCCAGCAAAACTACAAAGAAAAGATCCAAGATAAACAAATATTACATGACGATTATATCAAACGGGTCCTACATTTCCGCAAG GGCCACATTTCCACCCTGAAGGAACTTGTTAGCCCAGCGTACTCTTACCTGTGGGTTCGTCCTTCAGTCTccagccagcaggtggcagcacttACTTCAGAAGCCCAGGACATTGCTTCATTAACATTGAA ATTAATAGAAGAGCGAGGTGAAAACCTGACAATGGCTCATTTAAATAAAGATCTGAAAGCTCTGGCTGAGAAGACTAAATCTACCAAATACAAAGATGTCATGAAGCTGTTGCGTCTGGCTCTCAGCGGGCTGCAG GCCGGTCCCAGTGTCGCAGAGATGTTGATATCACTCGGCTTGCTGGAGAGTCGCCATCGGTTACAGAAACTTCTGCTGCTTTCACCATCTATCTGA